In Caldisphaera lagunensis DSM 15908, a single genomic region encodes these proteins:
- a CDS encoding MFS transporter, with protein MGIKLYKDNWMYALIPYNIAMGPLSTLITLQILRLGGNVIDVAYTISLANLTSIIGSLIWGFAADYFDRKKQILLSLSTVGLTLVAISYTKSISLIEILYSILSFLNTASSTPLSLLIMSTVRKDLWASSYAKLNYLSSVGYLIGLLGSSLLAIYFKLDFIVILMGILVLISFGLSYYFIPKPELHIERTALLHNLESFLIRLKQIPTIFIHFPSKYSFKIFSLSRLKSLVSAYVPLLYIGMFLFYIASGIFNTEYPAGLKEGGLSNSLILIIFSIGMLFQIISYYLSPRFINKLGKARTSWISLLMRGSSYFIIGLLTVIIANKISLILSGIIFYPIAAGLAFSAFYTASSIMIFEIVKSGKEGSTLGVYSTLTGIAMTLGSFVSGYMVRYMGFGFTYIIAGIILLFNVYIFKTIERLPR; from the coding sequence GTGGGGATAAAGCTATACAAAGATAATTGGATGTATGCATTAATACCTTATAATATAGCCATGGGGCCTCTATCTACACTTATAACATTGCAAATATTAAGATTGGGAGGGAATGTAATAGATGTTGCATATACTATTTCATTAGCAAATCTAACCAGTATTATAGGATCATTAATATGGGGATTTGCAGCAGATTATTTTGATAGGAAAAAACAAATATTGTTAAGCCTATCTACAGTTGGGTTAACTTTAGTAGCTATCTCATATACTAAATCAATTAGTCTAATAGAAATTTTATATTCTATACTATCATTCTTAAATACTGCAAGCTCCACACCATTATCTCTACTAATAATGAGCACAGTAAGAAAAGATTTGTGGGCGTCCAGTTATGCAAAATTAAACTATTTGTCATCAGTAGGATATTTGATAGGCCTTTTAGGGTCTTCCTTATTAGCTATATATTTTAAGCTTGATTTTATAGTGATACTAATGGGAATACTAGTCTTAATTTCGTTTGGATTATCTTATTATTTTATACCAAAGCCAGAATTACATATTGAAAGAACAGCACTACTTCATAACCTAGAGTCATTCTTAATTAGATTAAAACAGATACCAACCATTTTCATTCATTTTCCTTCAAAATATTCATTTAAGATATTTTCTTTATCTAGGTTAAAATCTTTAGTTTCTGCTTACGTCCCTCTTCTATACATTGGTATGTTCTTATTTTACATTGCATCAGGTATTTTCAATACAGAGTATCCAGCAGGACTAAAAGAGGGAGGACTTTCAAATAGCCTAATTTTAATAATATTTTCAATTGGCATGTTATTCCAAATAATTTCCTATTACTTATCCCCTAGATTTATTAATAAATTAGGAAAGGCTAGAACTTCATGGATCTCATTGCTTATGAGGGGATCTTCGTATTTTATTATTGGACTCTTAACTGTTATAATAGCTAATAAGATATCATTAATTTTATCTGGTATAATATTTTATCCTATAGCAGCAGGACTTGCATTTTCAGCATTTTATACAGCATCAAGCATAATGATATTTGAGATAGTGAAAAGCGGTAAGGAAGGTTCTACTTTAGGAGTCTATAGCACGCTAACAGGTATTGCTATGACATTAGGTTCATTCGTTTCAGGCTATATGGTTAGATATATGGGTTTTGGATTTACTTACATAATAGCTGGTATAATATTATTATTTAATGTATATATATTTAAAACAATTGAAAGATTACCTAGATAA
- a CDS encoding single-stranded DNA-binding protein: protein MKVNELAPKSAVEEISVKVIKVSEPRNVFGKDGMSHKVSDVLVGDESGTIIMTLWDNSINKVKEGETINIKNAFVSTFKGSMRLSLNKNNGSITVSEKEIENVNTGNNMSDKVVEEERRSYSSYGRKPSYRKRY, encoded by the coding sequence TTGAAGGTAAATGAGTTAGCGCCTAAAAGCGCTGTTGAGGAAATAAGTGTAAAGGTCATAAAGGTATCAGAGCCAAGGAATGTTTTTGGTAAAGATGGTATGTCACACAAGGTTTCTGATGTCTTAGTTGGGGATGAAAGTGGAACAATAATTATGACTTTATGGGATAATTCGATAAACAAAGTAAAAGAAGGAGAAACAATAAACATAAAGAATGCCTTTGTTTCTACATTTAAAGGAAGCATGAGACTCTCTTTAAATAAAAACAATGGGTCAATAACGGTTTCTGAAAAGGAAATCGAAAATGTAAATACAGGTAATAATATGTCAGACAAGGTTGTTGAAGAAGAAAGGAGAAGTTATAGCAGTTATGGTAGAAAACCATCATATAGAAAAAGATACTAA